GAAAATCCTCGGCGAGTACCAGGACAGCGTGGTGACCCGTGCCTACCTGCGGCGCATGGGGGCTGCGGCTTCAGCGGCCGGGGAAAACGGGTTCACCTACGGCAGGCTGCACGCCTTGGAACAAGCCAATGCCGAGGCGGCGCGGGAGCGGTTTGCCCATGCATGGAAGGGATTTCCCTCCAGCCCCTGACCAGATGACCGGATGCACCGCACGGAAGGAACCGGTATGGACTCACCCTGGTCGCCGCTGCGGCGAAGGATGTTCCTTATCCTGTGGCTGGCCCAGCTCGGCTCCAATATCGGCACCTGGATGCAGACCGTTGGCGCGCAATGGTTCCTGGTGGAGAACAGCCGGAATCCTGCCCTGGTGTCCCTGGTCCAGACGGCAAACCTGGCACCCTCCCTGCTGCTGGGGCTGGTTGCCGGGGTCCTGGCGGATGCCTTCAACCGCCGCCGGCTGATCCTGGGCGCTAACGTTTTTGCCGCCGGTGCCGCAGCCACGCTCACCGTAGTGGCCGCCCTGGGCCTGCTAAACCCTGATTCCCTGCTCCTCTATACGTTCCTGATCGGGTGCGGCATTGCACTGAGCACCCCCGCTTGGCAAGCCATCACCCCTGAACTGGTTCCCCGCAAGGAGATCCAGACGGCGTCTGCCCTGGGCAGCGTGGCAATAAACACTGCCCGGGCCGTGGGCCCGGCCATTGCCGGACTGCTGGTCTCCCTCGTGGGTCCGGCCTTTGTGTTCGGCCTCAACGCCGTCTCCTTCATTGGCACAGCCGCAGCCATCTACCTATGGCGTGCCCCGGATCAGGGAGCCGCGGACCGAGAGCATATGGGCGAAGCGCTCGCCGCCGGCATGCGCTACATCCGGGCGGCGCCGCGGATCCGGCGGATCCTTCTGCGCCTAGGGCTCTTCGTGTTTCCGGCCAGCGCGCTGTATGCCCTGCTTCCGGTGGCCGTCAACGGACACCTGGGGCTGGGATCCACCGGCTACGGGCTGCTGCTCGGTGCGCTGGGCGCCGGCGCGATCCTGGGCGTCCTGCTCCTGCCGCGGGCACGCAAGGTGGTGGGTGAAAATGCCCTGCTGGGCATCAGCTCGGTGGTGTTCGCCGCAGGCGCGTTCGCCGCCGGGTACTGGCCCGCCTGGGCCGTGGCAATCCTGCTGGTAGCCAGCGGCATGGCCTGGATTTTCACCTTCTCCACCCTCAACGCCGCTATGCAGCTGACCTTGCCCGAATGGGTGCGTGCCCGCGGACTGTCCATCTACCTGATGATCTCCGCGGGGTCCCAGGCCGTGGGAGCCGTGTTCTGGGGATCCGGAGCCACCGGCGCCGGTTACGCCCCCACCCTCGCTTTTGCCGCCGTCGTCCTGGCCCTGGTTGGCGCCAGTGTGCTGGTGCTGCCGCTGCTGCCGGGCACCGGCAAGTTGGACCGCAGTGTGGCAGCGGCACCGAACCCGGACCTCAACATCCCCGCTCCCGTTGAACCCCCGCCGGATGCCGGGCCGGTGACCGTGCTGATTGCTTACGAAGTGCCGGCGGACCGGGCCGACGCCTTTGTCCAAGCCATGCATGAGGTTCGGCTCAGCCGGATGCGGACCGGCGCCACGCACTGGGAACTGGTGCATTCCATCACCGACCGGGACCAGTTCCGGGAGATATACGACGTACCCAGCTGGCGGGAGTACCTGAGGCAGGAACAGACCCGGACTACGGGGGAGGACCGGCAGCTGATCCAGCGGGCCTGGGACCTGACGGAAGAAGAACCGTGGGTCCGCTGGTTCCTGCCGGCGCCGGGCTGAGGGCGGTGAGGAAGTTTCGTGGGGGCGGTGCTGCAACAGATAGACTGGGAGCCGGTTCGAGGCCCGCTTTTCACGAGCAGGCCGGCGCACCTGCCGGATGCGCTGAAAACGAAGCAGTGAACAAACCATTAGTTGAGGTATTTTGCGAGATTTTAGTGCACGCCTGGCCACTGCCGAGGAGATCGACAACTGGGATAAGCACGTGCTGGCGAACCCCGGCGGCGGCAACGTCCTGCAGTCCGCATCCTTCGCGGAGGTGAAGTCCCACCACGGCTGGAACCCCGTGTACCTGGCCTTTACGGGACCGGACTACACCACCTACGCCCTCGCCATCGAGAAGAAGGTTCCCCTTCTGGGCAGCCTCTGGTACCTGATCAAGGGCCCCGACGTCGCCGCGCCCGAAGACGTGCCGCTGGTGGTGAACGCCTTGACCCGCTTCATCAAGCAGACCGGGCGCAAGGTCTTCGCCATCAAAGTCGAGCCCGACATTGAGGACAGCGAAGAGGTGCAGGCACTGTTCACCGGTGCCGGCTTCATTAAAACGTTC
This Arthrobacter sp. zg-Y20 DNA region includes the following protein-coding sequences:
- a CDS encoding MFS transporter, giving the protein MDSPWSPLRRRMFLILWLAQLGSNIGTWMQTVGAQWFLVENSRNPALVSLVQTANLAPSLLLGLVAGVLADAFNRRRLILGANVFAAGAAATLTVVAALGLLNPDSLLLYTFLIGCGIALSTPAWQAITPELVPRKEIQTASALGSVAINTARAVGPAIAGLLVSLVGPAFVFGLNAVSFIGTAAAIYLWRAPDQGAADREHMGEALAAGMRYIRAAPRIRRILLRLGLFVFPASALYALLPVAVNGHLGLGSTGYGLLLGALGAGAILGVLLLPRARKVVGENALLGISSVVFAAGAFAAGYWPAWAVAILLVASGMAWIFTFSTLNAAMQLTLPEWVRARGLSIYLMISAGSQAVGAVFWGSGATGAGYAPTLAFAAVVLALVGASVLVLPLLPGTGKLDRSVAAAPNPDLNIPAPVEPPPDAGPVTVLIAYEVPADRADAFVQAMHEVRLSRMRTGATHWELVHSITDRDQFREIYDVPSWREYLRQEQTRTTGEDRQLIQRAWDLTEEEPWVRWFLPAPG